A window of Apium graveolens cultivar Ventura chromosome 8, ASM990537v1, whole genome shotgun sequence contains these coding sequences:
- the LOC141679988 gene encoding uncharacterized protein LOC141679988, with protein sequence MDKSWIFKDRDSLEYEIGVESFLIFAEENSKDLKNIPCPCGRCVNFRIYNVKVIRGHLYEKGFSLGYTDWIWHKETSSKTVRSSAGSTFQPKEQNAQSETVDVCEAAYNSDDHDSYDFNGFVVDVEQPLYKGSECTKLESMLKLHNWKSRFGISDSAFTDLLTYVGSFLPQDHVLPVNSYEAKKTLSGLGLEYIKFHACPNNCILYRGINLNASECPKYRLSCWKVAKDGKLRVNSPAKVMWYFPIIPRFKRMLKSPDTAEQLIWHSKQRSNDG encoded by the coding sequence ATGGACAAGTCGTGGATTTTCAAAGACAGAGATTCTTTAGAATATGAGATAGGTGTTGAAAGTTTCTTAATATTTGCAGAAGAGAACTCAAAGGATCTCAAGAACATCCCTTGTCCTTGTGGGCGTTGCGTTAATTTTAGAATATATAACGTAAAAGTAATACGGGGTCATTTATATGAAAAAGGTTTTAGTTTGGGTTATACTGATTGGATTTGGCATAAAGAAACTAGTTCTAAGACTGTTAGGTCATCTGCCGGTAGTACATTTCAACCTAAGGAGCAAAATGCTCAATCTGAAACTGTTGACGTTTGTGAAGCTGCTTATAATTCGGACGATCATGATTCGTATGACTTCAATGGGTTTGTAGTTGATGTAGAACAACCTTTGTATAAGGGCAGTGAATGTACGAAGTTAGAGTCAATGTTAAAGCTACATAATTGGAAATCTAGGTTTGGTATTAGCGATAGCGCCTTCACTGATCTTCTCACTTATGTTGGTTCTTTTCTTCCTCAAGATCATGTGTTACCGGTTAATTCGTATGAGGCAAAGAAAACGTTATCTGGCTTGGGCCTCGAGTACATTAAATTTCATGCATGTCCAAACAATTGTATACTCTATAGGGGTATAAATCTTAATGCATCTGAGTGTCCTAAATATCGTTTATCTTGCTGGAAGGTTGCGAAAGATGGTAAACTTAGGGTAAATAGTCCAGCCAAGGTTATGTGGTATTTTCCTATCATTCCTAGGTTTAAAAGAATGCTTAAATCTCCTGATACCGCTGAACAGTTGATTTGGCATTCAAAACAACGGTCAAATGATGGTTAG